The DNA region CGCCATAATAAAATGTTCTTGAATAACCCTTCTGTTGAAAAATGTAGCCCACAGTGGTCAGGTCCTGATTATCCTGCCGGCGTACTATACTGTTTCCAGGTGTTGGTGGCACAGAAAGGCTAAGCGCCTCCATGCCCCGCACGGTACGTGTACCTGTGGCATACATATTTGTAAAAAACAGGCTATGATTAGCTGCAGAATCCAGCACAGGCATTAAATTCTGGGTATTGCCAAAATGTGCCATAAAATCTGCGCTCAGGCTTTCAACCGTAATCATAATCACGTTGGGTTTATAATATTTTCCGGTATTTGTTATTCTCCTTTTAATAGAATGGCCTCCGCCCAAAAATAAACTGTGCTTTTCACTCAGTTCTTTCCTCACCAATTGATATGCCCTGTTCAGGGGCAATACCGAATAAAAATCATTGTAATTCAGCTCGTTGTTTTTAAAGGCCGAAAAAAAAGAATAAATACCGGCCTTTGCCAGTTCATTTTCATATCGGTTAGTACCAGACTCAGCATAGGCATTGCTAAGCAATACAGGATAAGATAAAGTTACAAGGAACAGCACACCGAATACCATCAACCTGCGCTTAAAAGATATACCCGGTTGAAACGACATCCGAAATACACCGAACCTGCTAAAAAGCCACATCACCACCAAAGCCAATACCAGCACACCGCCTATCAGCAATGGCAAGGGATAAGATTCATTAATGTTGTTAACTACCTCATAAGTATAAATGAGGTAGTCAACTGCAATAAAGTTAAACCTGCTTTCAAATTCCTGCCAGAAGGTAACTTCAGCAAAAAAAGAAAAAAAGGGAATGAGCAAAGCAATCAGCAAGCCAGTATAAGTAATTAATCTGTTTACTGTAGAACGTAGCCACCTGTCTGGCAGCACCAGCAAATAGAGGTTGTAAAAGGCGGTCATAAACAAAGCAACCCCAATATCATAATCTAATCCCAGGAAATAGATCCTCAATAATCCGTTTATACCAAAATCAGCTTTAGGTATAGACACCACCAGCAATAGGGTCCGGATTAAAAATGAGAGCAGTATAAAGACAAATATAAAAGCAAAAAAGACACAGTACCTGCCCCTGAATATTTGTTTAAGCATATTCATACAAAATATGCAAAATTATAGATCAATTTGGTAGAAAATCTGAATTTCCCCTAAATACTGCGTAGTACTTACCGCATCACCTGCTGCATTCACGTAATGCATCCAGGTATGTACCACATCGCCGCTAAAGTTTTCCGGCAATTGCAAATCCACTTTCTGCTCTGCCCGCAGGGCAATATCCTGAAAGGTCACAAATTCCTGTTTTGCCGGATTGTAAACTACAACAGTAGCCCTGTCATCATCCTTGCAAAAGACCGATGCTGACGGGTTTTCCCATTCTATGCTCAGTATGCCATCTGCCAATGCCAGCACTTGCTTAATTAAAGAAATCAATAGCTCACCGCGGCTAAACACCGCCCTGGCAAAATCTATTGCATAGGTTGCTGCCGAATTGCCGGTAACAGCTTCCTTTAAATGAAAGGCCACAGCTTGGTTCATTGGCGTTTTCTCTCCATTAAAAATCTGGTAACCTATCCATATCAATGCTTTCAGCGGCTTTAGCCAGCTGCTTACCATAGACAGCAGTGCCCTCTGGTTCAATTGTTTTTCTGATGGGGCCTTTAGTGTGGGTGTTGGTAAACTCCGCATGTAATCTATACCTCGCGATGACGCGCCAACCACATTGCCCAGTTTGCCCTTAAAGGTGCCGTTTATTCCGTTTTTATATCTTGCCATAATATTTGTTTTTTGATTTTTGATTTTTGATTGGCGGCTGAAACCCAATCTGCATATTTATATACTGTTCGTTTATGGTGCAAGCGCTGGTAAACGCCATCCCCATTTCTGCTTCCATTGTTATTGCTGTTACCTTCCAGGCTGTAAATCCAATCACCCTTAACCTCAGCAACAAGCCCTACATGCGCAATCCTTTTCAAGTCCGGAAACCATACCCCAAACACATCCGCAGGCTTAGGCTCTTTTACTATCCTTGATGCCGGAAACATAGCTGGGCTCCAGGCAGTTCGGGGCCGATCATAACCAGCTTTTCCAAAACACCAGGAGATATAGGAAGCGCACCATGCCGCTGGAACTTTAATTCCAGTATAAGCTAAGTACTCACGCACCCGCTTACCCTCATTATTCCCTACCTCCCTTACCCCAACTTCGGCTCTGGCAATACTAAGCACCTTGTCCCGCCTACTTGTCATCCCGACTTCGGAGGGATCTATTACACCACCGCTACCACACACCCCAAGCCCACCAATAGCACCAAACAAAACGATGCCCATAAAAATGCCAGCTTTTGCCATACCTGTAAATCTTCAAAGTGTAAAACCATCCTGTCCATTCCCGGCAGGCCCATCCGCAGCCAAAACCTGATGAAAAGCCACCAGCTTAATTCCAGCAGCAGTAAAAATGTAACCAGACTTAGCACCACCATTAAG from Pedobacter africanus includes:
- a CDS encoding LTA synthase family protein, with translation MLKQIFRGRYCVFFAFIFVFILLSFLIRTLLLVVSIPKADFGINGLLRIYFLGLDYDIGVALFMTAFYNLYLLVLPDRWLRSTVNRLITYTGLLIALLIPFFSFFAEVTFWQEFESRFNFIAVDYLIYTYEVVNNINESYPLPLLIGGVLVLALVVMWLFSRFGVFRMSFQPGISFKRRLMVFGVLFLVTLSYPVLLSNAYAESGTNRYENELAKAGIYSFFSAFKNNELNYNDFYSVLPLNRAYQLVRKELSEKHSLFLGGGHSIKRRITNTGKYYKPNVIMITVESLSADFMAHFGNTQNLMPVLDSAANHSLFFTNMYATGTRTVRGMEALSLSVPPTPGNSIVRRQDNQDLTTVGYIFQQKGYSRTFYYGGDGYFDNMNEYFGGNGFDIVDRGRNLKINDTYKTKRRVIPDSAVHFENAWGISDGDLFQEVIKGADKDFRSGRPFYNFVMTTSNHRPFTFPAGAIDRRPGSREAAVRYTDYAIGRFLQAIKNKAWYGNTVIIIVADHCAGSAGKNEIEISKYHIPCMILNLPDDRKGVIGKMCSQIDLYPTLFSLLGWNYISNLYGQDVLDPGFEPRAVLGTYQKLAYLKMDSLVILGPQRKVGTYLYAPVSGMQKPDKLSAGLVEQAKANYQTAYDLYKNGGLHQ
- a CDS encoding DUF6266 family protein, with the protein product MARYKNGINGTFKGKLGNVVGASSRGIDYMRSLPTPTLKAPSEKQLNQRALLSMVSSWLKPLKALIWIGYQIFNGEKTPMNQAVAFHLKEAVTGNSAATYAIDFARAVFSRGELLISLIKQVLALADGILSIEWENPSASVFCKDDDRATVVVYNPAKQEFVTFQDIALRAEQKVDLQLPENFSGDVVHTWMHYVNAAGDAVSTTQYLGEIQIFYQIDL
- a CDS encoding C40 family peptidase, coding for MGIVLFGAIGGLGVCGSGGVIDPSEVGMTSRRDKVLSIARAEVGVREVGNNEGKRVREYLAYTGIKVPAAWCASYISWCFGKAGYDRPRTAWSPAMFPASRIVKEPKPADVFGVWFPDLKRIAHVGLVAEVKGDWIYSLEGNSNNNGSRNGDGVYQRLHHKRTVYKYADWVSAANQKSKIKKQILWQDIKTE